A portion of the Halorussus salilacus genome contains these proteins:
- a CDS encoding sulfite exporter TauE/SafE family protein: protein MTANWVTTGMSAVVILFAAAVHGIAGFGFAQVSMGIMPLFRSPSSASIIFTATAVVANARVWWSVRDAFDWEKWIVPVAGLVVGMPLGIYVFSGFDAAQMRVAIGAVLVLAVIVVGATQQLDVVTDWIEEKDYRPGKIIGATAGLLAGVFGGAVAVPGPPMIVYGAFMSASGFWSDEEMKATFTAFFGTLMLYRLGSLTYTGDVTMPLMIEAAVAIPMVFVGSWIGVYIFDNIPERIFQWVVLGLLTVNAVVLLFTSVPEL, encoded by the coding sequence ATGACAGCTAACTGGGTAACGACGGGGATGTCTGCAGTCGTCATCCTCTTCGCGGCCGCCGTTCACGGTATTGCTGGGTTCGGCTTCGCACAGGTGTCGATGGGTATAATGCCGCTGTTTCGGTCGCCCTCGAGCGCGTCGATCATCTTCACGGCGACGGCGGTGGTGGCCAACGCCCGCGTCTGGTGGAGCGTCCGGGACGCGTTCGACTGGGAGAAGTGGATTGTCCCTGTCGCTGGGCTCGTCGTCGGGATGCCGCTCGGTATCTACGTGTTCAGTGGGTTCGACGCGGCACAGATGCGCGTCGCCATCGGGGCAGTTCTCGTGCTGGCTGTCATCGTCGTCGGTGCGACCCAGCAACTCGATGTCGTTACGGACTGGATCGAGGAGAAGGACTACCGACCGGGGAAGATAATTGGCGCGACGGCCGGGCTGCTCGCCGGAGTCTTCGGCGGCGCCGTCGCCGTTCCCGGCCCGCCGATGATCGTCTACGGGGCCTTCATGTCGGCGAGCGGGTTCTGGAGCGACGAGGAGATGAAGGCCACGTTCACCGCCTTCTTCGGGACGCTCATGCTGTATCGCCTCGGGAGTCTAACCTACACGGGAGACGTGACGATGCCGCTGATGATCGAGGCTGCCGTCGCCATTCCGATGGTGTTCGTCGGCTCTTGGATCGGCGTGTACATCTTCGACAACATCCCCGAACGCATCTTCCAGTGGGTCGTACTGGGGCTATTGACCGTGAACGCGGTCGTCCTGCTGTTCACGTCGGTTCCGGAACTCTAA
- a CDS encoding MBL fold metallo-hydrolase, with the protein MVKNITAEQLADKIDADEQFTLIDVRPEDSFEAWHVRDATNVPYDPDEGLSEDQLDEVNALVDGQPVVAICGKGLTSTPFAFDLDERGYDDVSVVTGSMEEWSKLYEAVPIETASDDLVVRQVQRRAKGCLGYVVGSKEAGEAVVVDATRQTNQFKVAAQDAGFSITRVLDTHVHADHISGSPALADEIGVPYHLGEAARERDVEYEYEPLSDREVIEVGDVEIEALHTPGHTSEMMNYLLDGELLLTGDTLFVDSVGRTELQFGEDDASRGAELLHDSLHETILDLPDDTTILPGHLTVTSDGRYENGSPGEPLDARLGNLREKLDFLGLDREAFIERLTEDAPEKPPNYETVIAINTGKETVDDEGEATELELGPNNCAA; encoded by the coding sequence ATGGTCAAGAACATTACCGCGGAACAACTCGCGGACAAGATCGACGCCGACGAACAGTTCACGCTCATCGATGTGCGTCCCGAAGACAGCTTCGAGGCCTGGCACGTACGCGACGCAACTAACGTTCCGTATGACCCTGACGAGGGGTTGAGCGAGGACCAACTCGATGAGGTGAACGCACTGGTCGACGGCCAGCCGGTCGTCGCTATCTGCGGGAAGGGTTTGACGTCGACGCCGTTCGCGTTCGACCTCGACGAGCGCGGGTACGACGACGTCTCCGTCGTCACAGGCAGCATGGAGGAGTGGAGCAAACTCTACGAGGCCGTCCCCATCGAGACAGCCAGCGACGACCTCGTCGTTCGGCAGGTCCAGCGGCGGGCGAAGGGCTGTCTCGGCTACGTCGTCGGCTCGAAGGAGGCGGGAGAAGCCGTCGTGGTCGACGCAACCAGACAGACCAACCAGTTCAAAGTCGCCGCCCAGGACGCCGGGTTCTCGATCACACGCGTGCTCGATACGCACGTCCACGCCGACCATATCTCAGGCAGTCCGGCCCTCGCCGACGAGATCGGCGTGCCCTACCACCTCGGCGAAGCAGCCAGAGAGCGCGATGTCGAGTACGAGTACGAACCGCTATCGGATAGAGAAGTCATCGAAGTCGGCGACGTCGAGATCGAGGCGCTCCACACCCCCGGCCACACCTCGGAGATGATGAACTACCTCCTCGACGGGGAACTCCTGCTGACGGGCGACACGCTGTTCGTCGACTCCGTCGGACGGACGGAACTCCAATTCGGGGAGGACGATGCCTCGCGTGGAGCGGAACTGCTGCACGACTCGCTCCACGAGACGATCCTCGACCTCCCGGACGACACGACGATTCTGCCGGGCCACCTCACCGTCACGAGCGACGGGCGCTACGAGAACGGCTCGCCCGGCGAACCCCTCGATGCCCGACTCGGCAATCTACGCGAGAAACTCGACTTCCTCGGGCTCGACCGCGAAGCGTTCATCGAGCGATTAACCGAGGATGCCCCGGAGAAGCCCCCGAACTACGAGACAGTTATCGCCATCAACACCGGCAAAGAGACCGTCGACGACGAGGGCGAGGCGACAGAACTTGAACTGGGTCCGAACAACTGTGCCGCATAG
- a CDS encoding plastocyanin/azurin family copper-binding protein produces MMTDYSRRQFLGALGAGTVASAGLTQPVAAQETPVVEMGNNYFDPIGLHVEPGTTVRFELAAGAHSATAYENRIPSDASAFDSGTISSGSFEYTFEEPGTYDYYCIPHKSVGMVGRIVVGSPGGPAESSPIPDGDVPESDAIVEQGAIAYGSSTGGGGNSGGGMMGPGMMNGRSDGWFSGLPFVGGALGMLGLVAGLLYWALGRDDAPPESDDSAMETLQRRYARGEIDEAEFQRRRERLVQNQEN; encoded by the coding sequence ATGATGACGGACTACAGTAGACGCCAGTTCCTAGGAGCACTCGGTGCCGGCACAGTCGCAAGTGCGGGACTCACCCAGCCAGTCGCCGCACAGGAGACGCCCGTCGTCGAGATGGGGAACAACTACTTCGACCCAATCGGACTCCACGTCGAACCCGGCACGACCGTTCGCTTCGAGCTAGCGGCCGGAGCACACTCGGCGACCGCCTACGAGAATCGGATTCCATCCGACGCCAGCGCATTCGACAGCGGGACCATCTCGTCGGGATCCTTCGAGTACACGTTCGAAGAGCCAGGCACGTACGACTACTACTGCATCCCGCACAAGTCGGTCGGGATGGTCGGTCGCATCGTCGTCGGCAGCCCCGGCGGGCCAGCCGAATCGAGTCCGATACCGGACGGCGACGTGCCCGAGAGCGACGCGATCGTCGAACAGGGTGCAATAGCGTATGGGTCCAGCACCGGCGGTGGCGGGAACTCCGGTGGCGGAATGATGGGTCCAGGGATGATGAACGGCCGAAGCGATGGCTGGTTCAGCGGGCTGCCGTTCGTCGGCGGGGCACTCGGAATGCTGGGGCTGGTTGCCGGACTACTCTACTGGGCACTGGGTCGAGATGATGCACCTCCCGAGAGCGACGATTCCGCGATGGAAACCCTCCAACGGCGTTACGCACGAGGCGAGATCGACGAAGCGGAGTTCCAACGACGCCGCGAGCGATTGGTGCAGAATCAAGAGAACTGA
- a CDS encoding DUF302 domain-containing protein produces the protein MEYTIQTSVTGEFDDVVDTTIAALEDEGFGVLCDIDIQATLKEKLGEEFRQYRILGACNPPLAYEGLTEEIELGALLPCNVIVYGTDDGEVMVSAVDPQQLVGIADNDALDSIATEVNERFERVLSAVTDELGSKSEA, from the coding sequence ATGGAATACACAATACAGACTTCAGTCACCGGTGAGTTCGACGACGTCGTCGACACGACGATTGCTGCGCTCGAAGACGAAGGATTCGGCGTCCTCTGTGACATCGATATCCAGGCGACGCTCAAGGAGAAACTCGGCGAAGAGTTCCGTCAGTACCGCATTCTCGGTGCATGCAATCCCCCGCTGGCATACGAAGGACTGACCGAAGAAATCGAACTCGGCGCACTCCTCCCGTGTAACGTCATCGTCTACGGAACCGACGACGGCGAGGTCATGGTGAGTGCCGTCGATCCGCAACAATTAGTCGGTATCGCGGACAACGATGCACTCGATTCCATCGCGACCGAGGTCAACGAGCGTTTCGAGCGTGTTCTCTCTGCAGTCACCGACGAACTAGGCTCCAAGTCGGAGGCCTGA
- a CDS encoding SHOCT domain-containing protein, with protein sequence MSSSNQLDTTTIVLLILGAIILLPLLTMGMGFGGMMGYGGMMGQYGGTGGWWPLVGMLVPLIFLLILLGGGYLIFRRMNETQTSRNPAMEELRTAYARGDLTDEEFEARRERLERSE encoded by the coding sequence ATGTCTTCATCGAACCAGCTCGACACCACGACCATCGTCCTCCTGATCCTCGGAGCGATCATCTTGCTTCCGTTGCTCACAATGGGGATGGGATTCGGCGGGATGATGGGGTACGGTGGGATGATGGGTCAGTATGGCGGTACTGGTGGATGGTGGCCGCTCGTCGGGATGCTCGTCCCGCTCATCTTCCTCCTCATCCTCCTCGGCGGGGGCTACCTCATCTTCCGGCGCATGAACGAAACGCAGACATCTCGAAATCCCGCGATGGAGGAACTCCGCACGGCATACGCTCGTGGGGACCTCACTGACGAAGAGTTCGAAGCCCGCCGTGAGAGACTCGAACGGTCGGAGTAA
- the phaC gene encoding class III poly(R)-hydroxyalkanoic acid synthase subunit PhaC, which produces MNPFTAPLKTHRRLLTQGMETAEKMCLLPNRLEDLASVEVGKTPSEVIYSENKLNLLHYEPLTDDPHNTPLLVVYALINRPYILDLQPDKSVVRRFLEDGFDVYLIDWGEPSQLDASLTLGDYVKRYIDNCADVVRERTGTDAINILGYCMGGTLSTMYAALHPEKVANLGLMATGLCFDDTGGILEQWGSEEYFDPEAITETYGNVPAEFLATGFAQMNPVDTYLGKYTILFDNLDDRTAVENFGRMERWVRDGVDVAGEAYRQFIEDIYQKNALYQNELVLDGTPVDIGNLTMPVLQIIGSFDHLIPPDASKPFTEVIPSEDTDIYEFPTGHVGMAVSGKAHAELWPRVATWFRERSVTQIEESATVSRGEAEAEADHDQSLQTLDGIGPTYEERLHDAGITTVTQLVAADPVQLADRLGLSESRVTSWIEQARQFGGSSDDSTGSS; this is translated from the coding sequence ATGAATCCGTTCACAGCCCCATTGAAGACTCACCGCAGATTGCTTACCCAGGGAATGGAAACCGCCGAGAAGATGTGCCTTCTTCCGAATCGGCTCGAAGATCTCGCCTCTGTCGAGGTCGGGAAGACTCCGAGTGAGGTCATCTACTCCGAGAACAAACTCAATCTCCTCCACTACGAGCCACTCACAGACGACCCGCACAACACGCCCCTCCTCGTCGTCTATGCGTTGATCAACCGTCCCTACATTCTCGACCTCCAGCCCGACAAGAGCGTAGTTCGGCGATTCCTTGAGGACGGCTTCGACGTCTATCTCATCGACTGGGGCGAACCGTCCCAACTTGACGCATCGCTGACGCTGGGCGACTACGTGAAGCGGTATATCGATAACTGCGCCGACGTCGTCCGTGAGCGAACTGGCACTGACGCCATCAACATCCTCGGCTACTGCATGGGCGGGACGCTGAGCACGATGTACGCGGCTCTCCATCCGGAGAAGGTCGCCAATCTCGGGCTCATGGCGACGGGCCTTTGTTTCGACGATACGGGTGGTATCCTCGAACAATGGGGAAGCGAGGAGTACTTCGATCCAGAAGCGATTACCGAGACGTACGGAAACGTCCCAGCGGAGTTTCTCGCGACGGGGTTCGCCCAGATGAACCCCGTCGATACGTACCTCGGCAAGTACACGATTCTGTTCGACAATCTCGATGACAGGACCGCCGTCGAGAACTTCGGCCGTATGGAACGCTGGGTGCGCGATGGGGTTGACGTCGCGGGAGAAGCCTACCGCCAGTTCATTGAAGACATTTACCAGAAGAACGCACTCTACCAGAACGAACTGGTACTGGACGGAACCCCTGTCGACATCGGAAATCTCACGATGCCGGTGTTACAGATCATTGGCTCGTTCGACCATCTCATCCCGCCTGACGCGAGCAAGCCCTTCACCGAGGTTATTCCGAGTGAGGACACCGACATCTACGAATTCCCGACCGGCCATGTCGGGATGGCCGTCTCAGGGAAGGCTCACGCGGAGTTGTGGCCTCGTGTCGCGACGTGGTTCCGTGAGCGGTCGGTAACACAGATTGAGGAGTCGGCCACGGTCAGCCGAGGTGAGGCTGAAGCGGAGGCTGACCACGATCAGTCGCTGCAGACGCTCGACGGGATCGGTCCGACGTATGAGGAGCGTCTCCACGACGCAGGGATCACGACGGTGACGCAACTCGTAGCCGCAGACCCAGTCCAGCTTGCTGACCGACTCGGTCTCAGCGAATCACGAGTGACGTCTTGGATTGAGCAAGCGAGGCAGTTCGGGGGTTCGTCCGACGATAGTACTGGAAGCAGTTGA
- a CDS encoding thioredoxin family protein — protein sequence MTEVLLFTQETCGACATQREKNEGIEDAYPDVEFREVDIQIDLETAEEYGVRKTPTTLVYANGERTDEFIGIVGRGELEAAIERADQQSTGLT from the coding sequence ATGACGGAAGTACTCCTCTTCACGCAGGAGACGTGCGGGGCGTGCGCAACGCAACGAGAGAAAAACGAAGGCATCGAAGATGCGTATCCGGATGTCGAATTTCGCGAGGTCGACATCCAGATCGATCTGGAGACGGCCGAGGAGTACGGCGTCCGAAAGACACCAACGACGCTCGTGTATGCGAACGGGGAGCGGACTGACGAGTTCATCGGCATCGTCGGCCGGGGCGAACTGGAGGCAGCTATCGAACGTGCAGACCAGCAATCGACCGGACTCACGTAA
- a CDS encoding multicopper oxidase family protein codes for MPHREQRSLSRRRLLQLTGATTLGALAGCAGQFPDTDDGEGREVTPRSTVTAEPDTSVSLTAASGTIRPAPDTSTANWMYEGQFPGPELRVQEGDVLSVELTNDLQEETTIHWHGVPVPNPVDGVPNVTQEPIASGDTFTYTFRAEPAGTYFYHSHVGLQLDRGLLGPLIVEESDPHVEYDREYVVIVDDYLSGEPRLPSDSNGGMGGGGGMGGGGGMMGDIRPPYEGLLINGRLPEDPQTFDVAEGDRIRFRFVNASSATVFGVRIAGHEMTVTHADGQPVEPVDADSFVFGAGERYDVVVEATNPGRWFVQADALDGNEPPARAVVEYESTGGSGTPQTPSSSSNRLQYGDLRALSSLDGVSDDPDRTFDLTLSRGRGEYVWTIDGQTYPDADPLNIRPGEHVRIRMTNQSPVVHPMHLHGHFFQVGNAVKDTVIVPGHRGQVTIDFHADNPGRWLFHCHNLYHLDAGMARVVRYVE; via the coding sequence GTGCCGCATAGAGAACAACGGTCGCTCTCGCGCCGCAGGCTCCTCCAACTGACAGGGGCAACCACCCTGGGAGCGCTCGCGGGTTGTGCCGGCCAGTTCCCGGACACCGACGATGGTGAAGGTCGTGAGGTGACGCCACGCTCGACAGTGACGGCCGAGCCAGATACATCCGTCAGCCTCACTGCAGCGTCCGGGACGATTCGACCAGCGCCCGATACATCGACGGCTAACTGGATGTACGAGGGTCAATTTCCGGGGCCGGAGCTACGCGTTCAGGAGGGCGACGTGCTCAGCGTCGAACTGACCAACGACCTCCAGGAGGAGACGACGATTCACTGGCACGGGGTCCCGGTTCCGAATCCGGTCGATGGCGTGCCGAACGTGACGCAAGAGCCGATCGCTTCCGGCGACACGTTCACGTACACCTTCCGTGCCGAACCCGCCGGGACGTACTTCTATCACAGCCACGTCGGACTCCAACTCGACCGGGGATTGCTGGGGCCACTGATCGTCGAAGAATCCGACCCACACGTCGAGTACGACCGCGAGTACGTCGTCATCGTCGATGATTACCTCTCCGGAGAGCCCCGTCTTCCGTCCGACAGCAATGGTGGGATGGGTGGCGGTGGTGGAATGGGTGGGGGAGGCGGGATGATGGGCGACATTCGGCCGCCATACGAGGGACTTCTGATCAACGGTCGACTGCCCGAGGACCCCCAGACGTTCGACGTAGCTGAGGGCGATCGGATTCGCTTCCGGTTCGTGAATGCTTCCAGCGCGACGGTCTTCGGGGTGCGGATCGCCGGCCACGAGATGACGGTGACCCATGCCGATGGCCAGCCCGTCGAACCCGTCGACGCAGACTCGTTCGTCTTCGGAGCCGGCGAGCGGTACGACGTCGTGGTCGAAGCGACGAATCCGGGAAGGTGGTTCGTTCAGGCGGACGCACTTGACGGGAACGAACCACCAGCTAGAGCCGTCGTCGAGTACGAATCCACAGGTGGTTCGGGCACCCCCCAGACCCCATCGTCCTCGAGTAACCGATTGCAGTACGGCGACCTTCGAGCACTCTCCTCGCTCGACGGTGTGAGCGACGATCCCGACCGGACGTTCGACTTGACGCTGTCTCGCGGCAGGGGTGAGTACGTGTGGACGATTGACGGACAGACCTATCCGGATGCCGATCCACTAAATATTCGACCCGGGGAACACGTCCGGATTCGGATGACCAATCAGAGCCCGGTCGTTCACCCGATGCACCTTCACGGCCACTTCTTTCAGGTCGGTAACGCAGTCAAAGACACCGTCATCGTCCCCGGACATAGAGGGCAGGTGACGATCGACTTCCACGCGGACAATCCCGGCCGGTGGTTATTCCACTGCCACAACCTCTACCATCTCGATGCAGGAATGGCGCGTGTCGTGAGATACGTCGAGTAA
- a CDS encoding MaoC/PaaZ C-terminal domain-containing protein, with translation MPVDPVCGMEILMDATEANTDYEDESFYFCSTDCLELFEGAPKKYVETPHPHLIEASGTVLPRLPYGRAKGEFDIEIKDPTSLQEGDSVRFSKEITDDDVRKFAEATSDTNALHLNDAFAEKTRFGHRIVHGTLVSGLISAALACFPGLTIYISQNLEFRRPVDIGESLTALCKIVDELEGDRYRLTTRIENDADEIVLDGTATVLIDPLPE, from the coding sequence ATGCCAGTTGATCCCGTATGCGGGATGGAAATTCTGATGGACGCCACAGAAGCGAACACCGACTACGAGGACGAGTCATTCTACTTCTGTTCGACGGACTGCCTCGAACTATTCGAAGGTGCCCCCAAGAAGTACGTCGAGACCCCCCACCCGCACCTCATCGAGGCGAGTGGAACCGTTCTCCCACGACTGCCATACGGCCGTGCAAAGGGCGAGTTCGATATCGAAATCAAAGATCCCACGTCGCTCCAGGAGGGCGACAGCGTTCGCTTCTCGAAGGAGATCACGGACGACGACGTCCGGAAATTCGCCGAGGCGACCAGCGACACGAACGCCCTCCACCTCAACGACGCGTTCGCTGAGAAGACGAGGTTTGGCCACCGGATCGTCCACGGGACACTCGTCTCCGGACTCATCAGCGCCGCCCTCGCGTGTTTCCCCGGCCTCACGATCTACATCTCGCAGAATCTCGAGTTCCGACGCCCGGTCGACATCGGCGAATCACTGACGGCTCTATGCAAGATCGTCGACGAACTCGAAGGCGACCGGTATCGACTCACGACGCGCATCGAAAACGACGCTGACGAAATCGTCCTCGACGGGACGGCGACGGTGCTGATCGACCCTCTCCCGGAGTGA
- a CDS encoding SHOCT domain-containing protein: MTQFTTHIGRTARRLAIIAVPLLVAATGTAAAHGGGSYGGGMMGGGWGLFGGAMGLWGLLWMALIIGLSIYIGYALLNRGSDGNDAQSLSVLRERYARGELSDDEFDRRRKQLERTG; this comes from the coding sequence ATGACGCAATTCACCACTCACATCGGACGCACTGCTCGTCGACTCGCGATCATCGCGGTCCCGCTGCTGGTCGCGGCGACTGGAACGGCTGCTGCCCATGGTGGTGGGAGCTACGGCGGCGGCATGATGGGCGGCGGCTGGGGTCTCTTCGGCGGAGCGATGGGGCTCTGGGGACTCCTCTGGATGGCCCTCATCATCGGTCTGTCCATCTACATCGGCTATGCGCTCCTCAACCGAGGATCCGACGGGAACGATGCGCAGTCGCTGTCGGTTCTCCGTGAGCGCTACGCCCGTGGTGAGCTCTCGGACGATGAATTCGATCGACGGCGAAAACAGCTCGAACGTACCGGATGA
- a CDS encoding SHOCT domain-containing protein, whose translation MSTERTSDGLLRIVLIVLAVIVLFPLLMMVFAMPMMGMMGWWWGGGMAGGLSPLWGIGMMLVWLVVLVGIGYLLYRGLVGGVGSSLTGDRALEELRVAYARGELSDEEFEERRAKLSREESQ comes from the coding sequence ATGTCCACAGAGCGCACGTCCGACGGCTTGCTCCGCATCGTCCTGATCGTCCTGGCGGTAATCGTCCTTTTCCCGCTGTTGATGATGGTGTTCGCGATGCCGATGATGGGCATGATGGGCTGGTGGTGGGGCGGCGGGATGGCTGGCGGTCTCTCGCCGCTGTGGGGTATCGGGATGATGCTCGTCTGGCTCGTCGTCCTCGTCGGTATCGGCTATCTCCTCTATCGCGGCCTCGTCGGCGGTGTCGGATCATCGCTGACCGGCGACAGGGCACTCGAGGAACTCCGAGTGGCGTACGCTCGCGGTGAGCTCTCCGACGAGGAGTTCGAGGAACGCCGCGCGAAACTCAGCCGCGAGGAGTCGCAATAG
- a CDS encoding 5'-nucleotidase C-terminal domain-containing protein has translation MNQDETSVGEWQSLDGDPARDSAGDPDVVFAHVSDLHGQLTPRHQVYYDNPTSKPNFEFRNDDRIIKRGGGVPLLAAKLDELREDDEVCTLMSGDTFHGSAVTTYTDGRAMLEPINEHVAPDVYVPGNWDYSNEAAEDGNFVELMDELDAMVLANNLYDWETDKRLYDAYSILEVGGLSVGVVGMTNVYVDRMAPSFWEGKYRFGKHPALLEESAQAARDDGADVVVAVTEIGLPWMVQAAKDCASVDVMFSAHTHEYTYEPIVVEETETVVVESGMGEALGRVDLRIRDGEIQFRHHLYCLTEDGEYTPDPDADVQETVESVRAPFFEENPEFERGAGTLERPLDTTVGQTDTPLYRQSFLESAWNTLFNDALQAHFDTDLAVSHGFRYGTAIPPGEITLGELYTFFPMTTPVACGVAYGQQLTSHMEEFLEDNFTPYPYDQEDGRVRNFSSNVEVTVDPTAKGGRRLVEMRIDGELVDPEETYSVATFRRPGDPERDLGNCGFPFQDVEVDDGTIPVDVIVEYLEEHSPVDYEVMGLVETADDGGRAQNTPADGPYPFIQPGVDYRDGEAYCETSMIPRGNAFPEEGRNRTR, from the coding sequence ATGAACCAGGACGAGACATCCGTCGGCGAGTGGCAATCCCTAGACGGTGACCCTGCGCGTGACAGCGCAGGCGACCCAGACGTCGTCTTCGCGCACGTCAGCGACCTCCACGGACAGCTCACGCCACGCCACCAGGTCTACTACGACAACCCAACGTCGAAACCGAACTTCGAGTTCAGAAACGACGACCGCATCATCAAGCGCGGTGGCGGGGTTCCCCTGCTCGCGGCCAAACTGGACGAACTCCGCGAGGACGACGAGGTCTGTACCCTGATGAGTGGTGATACGTTCCATGGCTCCGCCGTAACCACTTACACCGACGGGCGGGCAATGCTTGAGCCCATCAACGAGCACGTCGCGCCCGACGTCTATGTCCCCGGGAACTGGGATTACTCGAACGAGGCCGCCGAGGACGGCAACTTCGTGGAACTGATGGACGAACTCGACGCCATGGTCCTCGCGAACAACCTCTACGACTGGGAGACTGACAAGCGGCTGTACGACGCGTACAGCATCCTCGAGGTCGGTGGACTCTCTGTAGGCGTCGTCGGCATGACGAACGTCTACGTCGACCGGATGGCTCCTTCGTTCTGGGAAGGGAAGTACCGCTTCGGGAAGCATCCCGCGCTCCTCGAAGAGTCCGCACAGGCCGCCCGCGATGACGGCGCGGATGTCGTAGTCGCAGTCACCGAAATCGGCCTGCCGTGGATGGTCCAGGCTGCGAAAGACTGTGCGAGCGTGGACGTGATGTTCAGCGCGCACACCCACGAGTATACGTACGAACCTATCGTCGTCGAGGAGACCGAAACCGTGGTCGTCGAGTCCGGCATGGGCGAAGCGCTCGGCCGTGTCGACCTCCGAATTCGAGACGGGGAGATACAGTTCAGACACCACCTCTACTGCCTCACCGAGGACGGCGAGTACACGCCGGACCCGGACGCCGATGTACAGGAAACCGTCGAGTCGGTGCGTGCACCGTTCTTCGAAGAAAATCCAGAATTCGAGCGTGGAGCCGGCACGCTCGAACGCCCCCTGGATACGACCGTCGGGCAGACGGACACGCCGCTCTACCGGCAGTCGTTCCTCGAAAGCGCCTGGAACACGCTGTTCAATGACGCACTTCAGGCACACTTCGACACCGACCTCGCCGTCTCACACGGGTTCCGGTACGGGACCGCTATCCCACCCGGCGAGATCACGCTCGGCGAACTGTACACGTTCTTCCCGATGACGACGCCCGTCGCCTGCGGCGTCGCCTACGGCCAGCAACTCACGAGCCACATGGAGGAGTTCCTCGAGGACAACTTCACGCCGTACCCCTACGACCAGGAGGACGGCCGCGTCCGAAATTTCTCCTCGAATGTCGAGGTGACCGTCGACCCGACCGCCAAGGGGGGCCGTCGCCTCGTCGAGATGCGAATCGACGGCGAGCTGGTCGACCCGGAGGAGACGTACTCGGTGGCGACGTTCCGCCGTCCTGGCGACCCAGAACGTGACCTCGGCAACTGCGGGTTCCCGTTCCAGGACGTCGAGGTCGACGACGGGACGATACCTGTCGACGTCATCGTCGAGTACCTCGAAGAGCACTCACCAGTCGACTATGAGGTGATGGGGCTGGTCGAGACTGCAGACGACGGCGGTCGGGCACAGAACACGCCCGCCGACGGGCCGTATCCGTTCATCCAACCGGGCGTCGACTACCGGGACGGAGAGGCCTACTGCGAGACATCCATGATTCCCCGTGGGAACGCTTTCCCCGAAGAAGGGCGTAATCGAACGCGCTAG